One stretch of Nomascus leucogenys isolate Asia chromosome 9, Asia_NLE_v1, whole genome shotgun sequence DNA includes these proteins:
- the LOC105738256 gene encoding UDP-glucuronosyltransferase 2B4-like has protein sequence MAKAEIWLIRNYWDFQFPHPVLPNVEFVGGLHCKPAKPLPKEIEEFVQSSGENGVVVFSLGSMVSNMSEERANVIATALAQIPQKVLWRFDGNKPDTLGLNTQLYKWIPQNDLLGHPKTRAFITHGGANGVYEAIYHGIPMVGVPLFADQPDNIAHMKAKGAAVSLDFNTMSSTDLLNALKTVINDPLYKENAMKLSRIHHDQPVKPLDRAVFWIEFVMRHKGAKHLRVAARDLTWFQYHSLDVIGLLLACVATVIFIITKCLFCVWKFVRTGKKGKRD, from the exons ATGGCAAAAGCTGAAATATGGCTTATTCGAAACTACTGGgattttcagtttcctcacccagTCTTACCAAATGTTGAGTTCGTTGGAGGACTCCACTGCAAGCCTGCCAAACCCCTACCTAAG GAAATTGAAGAGTTTGTCCAAAGCTCTGGAGAAAATGGTGTTGTGGTGTTTTCTCTGGGGTCAATGGTCAGTAACATGTCAGAAGAAAGGGCCAATGTAATTGCAACAGCCCTTGCCCAGATCCCACAAAAG GTTCTGTGGAGATTTGATGGCAATAAACCAGATACCTTAGGACTCAATACTCAGCTTTACAAGTGGATACCCCAGAACGATCTTCTTG GTCATCCAAAAACCAGAGCTTTTATAACTCATGGTGGAGCCAATGGCGTCTACGAGGCGATCTACCATGGAATCCCTATGGTGGGCGTTCCATTGTTTGCAGATCAACCTGATAACATTGCACACATGAAGGCCAAGGGTGCAGCTGTTAGTTTGGACTTCAATACAATGTCAAGTACAGACTTACTCAATGCACTGAAGACAGTAATTAATGATCCTTT aTATAAAGAGAATGCTATGAAATTATCAAGAATTCATCATGATCAACCAGTGAAGCCTCTGGATCGAGCAGTCTTCTGGATTGAGTTTGTCATGCGCCATAAAGGAGCCAAACACCTTCGGGTTGCAGCCCGCGACCTCACCTGGTTCCAGTACCACTCTTTGGATGTGATTGGGCTCCTGCTGGCCTGTGTGGCAACTGTGATATTCATCATCACAAAATGTCTGTTTTGTGTCTGGAAGTTTGTTAGAACAGgcaagaagggaaaaagagattAA